Proteins encoded within one genomic window of Chelatococcus sp. HY11:
- a CDS encoding phytanoyl-CoA dioxygenase family protein, with the protein MTTQFTRPITEDEIRTYEEDGVVCLRNILSTEWVEMLRDAVEDVLNQPGPSGHDIAAGSGGGKFGYDIFMWTFNQRFRQFQAESPMPEWAAALMRSKTVNLAVDAMFVKEPNTTNHTPWHHDQPYLWMDGTQVCSFWTPLDSVTLETGVTEWIPGSHRTGKWYRPTGFDAKKYKDYPDDLFEALPDIEANRSDWNIVHFDMDPGDVLAHHLLTLHHAPGNTSHDRRRRALAFRYAGDDVTYAKRPMGPQPLRDPGLSVGQPLASAMFPQVWPRRPLAAFDDDAQTIGAQAAA; encoded by the coding sequence ATGACCACGCAATTCACAAGGCCGATCACAGAAGATGAAATCCGCACCTATGAGGAGGATGGCGTCGTATGCCTGCGTAACATCCTCAGCACCGAATGGGTGGAGATGCTGCGGGACGCAGTCGAGGACGTGCTGAACCAGCCAGGTCCATCCGGCCACGATATCGCTGCCGGCTCCGGCGGCGGCAAGTTCGGCTACGACATATTTATGTGGACCTTCAACCAGCGCTTCCGCCAGTTCCAGGCTGAGTCGCCGATGCCTGAATGGGCCGCGGCGCTCATGCGCTCGAAGACCGTCAACCTCGCCGTCGACGCGATGTTCGTCAAGGAGCCGAATACCACGAACCACACGCCTTGGCACCATGACCAGCCGTACCTGTGGATGGACGGCACGCAGGTCTGCTCGTTCTGGACGCCACTCGATTCCGTCACCCTGGAAACCGGGGTGACCGAGTGGATCCCTGGCTCGCACCGTACGGGCAAGTGGTATCGGCCGACCGGCTTCGACGCCAAGAAGTACAAGGACTATCCGGATGACCTGTTCGAGGCGCTGCCGGATATCGAGGCAAACCGCAGCGATTGGAACATCGTGCATTTCGACATGGATCCGGGCGACGTGCTAGCCCACCATCTGCTGACGCTGCACCATGCGCCAGGCAACACCTCGCACGATCGCCGCCGCCGTGCGCTTGCCTTCCGTTACGCCGGCGACGACGTCACCTATGCCAAGCGCCCGATGGGGCCCCAGCCGCTACGCGATCCCGGCCTGTCGGTCGGACAGCCGCTAGCTTCCGCGATGTTCCCGCAGGTCTGGCCACGTCGCCCGCTAGCCGCGTTTGACGATGACGCGCAGACTATAGGTGCCCAAGCCGCGGCCTGA
- a CDS encoding LysR family transcriptional regulator: MSYSRRYLPSVSLLTAFEATARLGSVSAAAKELSLTQSAVSRQIRALEEQLQVELFVRDRQTVRPNSAAMSFLAEVRDALDRLSTASQNLYANPNGGILNVTILSTFGTRWLAPRLSGFKRLHPGITVNLKTRFSLFDFRDEGVDAAIHSGVPYWPGAEMVELRREFLVPASSPYFRESRAIRIAADLIEQPLIHMGSMGRGTDWEKWFRAQGLEPGRLSAGSFDQFSTVARAAAAGLGVGLLPTFLIEEELLSGQLVPAVNVTYESSDKYYLAWPEGRKDYPPLIAFRDWIVAQSRAKVQLDP; the protein is encoded by the coding sequence ATGAGCTATAGCCGCCGCTATCTACCGTCCGTTTCGCTGCTCACCGCCTTCGAGGCGACGGCCCGGTTGGGGAGCGTCAGCGCAGCGGCCAAAGAGCTGAGCCTTACGCAGAGCGCCGTCAGCCGTCAGATCCGCGCACTGGAGGAGCAGCTGCAGGTCGAGCTCTTCGTGCGCGACCGCCAGACGGTTCGGCCGAATTCGGCGGCGATGAGTTTCCTCGCGGAGGTGCGCGACGCGCTCGACCGCCTCTCGACCGCCTCGCAAAATCTCTATGCCAACCCAAATGGCGGTATTCTCAACGTGACAATCCTGTCGACCTTCGGCACACGCTGGCTCGCGCCACGTCTGTCCGGCTTCAAGCGCTTGCATCCAGGCATCACGGTCAATCTGAAGACCCGCTTTAGCCTGTTTGACTTCCGTGACGAGGGCGTCGACGCGGCCATCCATTCCGGCGTCCCATACTGGCCGGGCGCGGAGATGGTGGAGCTGCGGCGCGAGTTTCTGGTGCCCGCCAGCAGTCCTTATTTCCGCGAGAGCCGCGCCATCCGAATAGCCGCCGACCTAATCGAGCAGCCGTTGATCCATATGGGCTCGATGGGACGCGGCACCGATTGGGAGAAGTGGTTCCGCGCGCAGGGGCTGGAGCCCGGTCGCCTCTCCGCCGGCAGCTTCGACCAGTTCTCGACCGTGGCGCGCGCAGCGGCGGCGGGCTTGGGCGTCGGGCTGCTGCCGACCTTCCTCATAGAAGAGGAATTGTTGAGCGGCCAACTCGTGCCGGCCGTGAACGTCACCTATGAAAGCAGCGACAAATATTACCTTGCCTGGCCGGAGGGAAGGAAGGACTATCCGCCGTTGATCGCCTTCCGCGACTGGATCGTGGCTCAGTCCAGAGCTAAGGTGCAACTCGATCCATGA
- a CDS encoding LLM class flavin-dependent oxidoreductase — protein MSREMHLGVFVLGTGNQIDGWRAEGADPTNFDIKALARIATTAERAKMDFIFVPDNVSAEVDDHPSMVARLEPVAQLSALAMVTSRIGLVGTASTMFSQPYNLARAFQSLDLISAGRAGWNVVTTSSPIAGLNFGTEGRLEHDLRYEMADEFVEVVRGLWNTWEDGAVLVDRASGRYFDPARIRLLNHKGKYYSVRGPLNAPRGPQGNPVLVQAGSSPAGMGFAARHADLIVTVQHAIAEGRDFYDKVRRMAASHGRDPNHCKILNGIFTVVGRTDEEAHAKLARLAAFVDVQSSIRTVSDRLGHDLSQYPLDGPVPDLPMTDGMQGFARALIPLARRENYTLRQLFNLMAVGRGYIIAVGTPDKIADIMQEWVDARAADGFVIMPAYFPDYLDDFADLVAPELQRRGALRKDYSGVTLRDHLGLSRA, from the coding sequence ATGAGCCGCGAGATGCATCTCGGCGTATTCGTGCTGGGCACCGGCAACCAGATCGATGGTTGGCGGGCGGAAGGCGCCGACCCCACCAATTTCGACATCAAGGCGCTGGCCCGCATCGCGACGACGGCGGAGCGGGCGAAGATGGATTTTATCTTCGTCCCCGACAATGTCTCGGCCGAGGTCGACGATCATCCGTCCATGGTCGCGCGGCTGGAGCCTGTCGCGCAACTGAGCGCGCTGGCCATGGTGACGAGCCGGATCGGCCTCGTCGGCACCGCCTCCACCATGTTCTCCCAGCCTTACAACCTTGCCCGCGCCTTCCAGTCGCTCGATCTGATCAGCGCTGGGCGCGCTGGCTGGAATGTCGTCACGACCTCCTCCCCCATCGCCGGGCTGAACTTCGGTACCGAGGGGCGTCTGGAGCACGATCTACGCTATGAGATGGCCGACGAGTTTGTCGAGGTCGTGCGGGGTCTCTGGAACACCTGGGAGGATGGCGCGGTGCTGGTTGACCGTGCGAGCGGCCGCTATTTCGATCCCGCGCGCATCCGCCTCCTCAACCACAAGGGCAAGTACTATTCCGTGCGCGGACCGCTCAACGCGCCGCGCGGGCCGCAGGGCAATCCTGTGTTGGTGCAGGCGGGATCTTCGCCGGCTGGCATGGGCTTCGCCGCGCGCCACGCCGACCTGATCGTGACCGTGCAGCACGCAATCGCGGAAGGGCGCGACTTCTACGACAAGGTGCGCCGCATGGCGGCGAGTCATGGCCGCGACCCGAACCACTGCAAGATCCTGAACGGCATCTTTACCGTGGTTGGACGTACCGACGAGGAAGCGCATGCCAAACTGGCGCGTCTGGCGGCTTTTGTCGACGTGCAAAGCTCTATTCGCACCGTGTCGGACCGGCTCGGCCACGACCTCTCCCAGTATCCGCTCGACGGGCCGGTCCCGGATTTGCCCATGACGGATGGTATGCAAGGCTTCGCCCGGGCGCTGATCCCGCTGGCAAGACGCGAAAACTACACGCTGCGGCAATTGTTCAACCTCATGGCAGTGGGGCGCGGCTACATCATCGCGGTCGGTACGCCGGACAAGATCGCCGATATCATGCAGGAGTGGGTGGATGCTCGGGCGGCCGATGGCTTCGTCATCATGCCGGCCTATTTCCCAGACTATCTGGACGACTTCGCCGACTTGGTAGCGCCCGAACTGCAGCGCCGGGGCGCTCTACGCAAGGATTATTCCGGCGTTACCCTGCGCGATCATCTCGGCCTGTCGCGCGCCTGA
- a CDS encoding FAD-dependent oxidoreductase yields MRTVIVVGGSAAGLAAVQSLRREGYGERILVIGAEPHPPYDRPPLSKGFIANNLPFEHIRLGEQALLDELGAEWLVPARACELDLERRMLRLEADDRLRFDGLVVATGVSPLAFPGPSPHGVYTLRGLDDAEALRTALASAPRVAVIGTGVLGMEFAATARKIGLDVTVIGNAPHPLARQFPAAIGELLAARHREAGVILRLNAPVAGFEETSGHVSGVRLADGEVIPAELALVAIGSKPNVDWLRSSGLPIGDGILCDARCRAAPGVYAAGDVASWWHSGYGARLRIEHRMNATEQAGTAVKNLLGATEDFRPIPFMWSDQHDVKLQSYGVFPASGEMEIEGDMASGRFVALCHHQGRVVGALGWNAAKTLRQSRMRLAEAMEDIRLDEPTLTFA; encoded by the coding sequence TTGCGCACAGTCATTGTCGTCGGCGGGTCGGCCGCGGGGCTGGCCGCCGTCCAGTCGCTGCGCAGAGAAGGCTACGGGGAACGCATTCTCGTGATTGGAGCGGAACCCCACCCTCCCTATGACCGACCGCCACTCTCCAAGGGCTTCATCGCCAACAACCTGCCCTTTGAGCATATCCGGTTGGGCGAGCAGGCGCTGCTCGACGAGCTTGGGGCCGAATGGCTGGTACCCGCGCGCGCCTGCGAGCTCGATCTCGAACGCCGCATGCTACGGCTGGAGGCGGACGACCGACTTCGCTTCGACGGACTGGTCGTTGCCACTGGCGTCAGCCCGCTCGCCTTTCCCGGCCCAAGCCCGCACGGGGTGTACACCCTGCGCGGCTTGGATGATGCGGAGGCACTGCGCACCGCTTTGGCGAGCGCCCCCCGGGTCGCAGTCATAGGCACTGGCGTGCTCGGTATGGAATTCGCCGCCACTGCGCGCAAGATCGGTCTCGACGTCACGGTTATCGGCAACGCGCCGCACCCGCTGGCCCGCCAGTTCCCTGCCGCGATTGGCGAATTGCTCGCCGCGCGGCACCGCGAGGCGGGTGTGATTCTGCGGCTGAATGCGCCGGTGGCCGGCTTCGAGGAGACGAGCGGGCACGTGAGCGGCGTGCGGCTTGCCGACGGCGAGGTCATCCCCGCGGAGCTCGCGCTGGTAGCGATCGGGTCAAAGCCCAATGTGGACTGGCTGCGTTCGAGCGGCCTGCCGATCGGCGACGGTATTCTGTGTGATGCCCGCTGCCGCGCCGCGCCGGGCGTCTACGCGGCCGGCGACGTCGCCTCCTGGTGGCATTCCGGCTACGGCGCGCGGCTGCGCATTGAGCACCGTATGAACGCGACTGAACAGGCAGGCACCGCCGTGAAGAACCTGCTGGGAGCAACCGAGGACTTCCGACCGATCCCGTTCATGTGGAGCGACCAGCACGACGTCAAGCTACAGAGCTACGGTGTCTTTCCGGCCAGTGGCGAGATGGAGATAGAGGGCGACATGGCGTCCGGCCGCTTCGTTGCACTCTGCCACCATCAAGGCCGCGTTGTCGGCGCGCTCGGCTGGAATGCCGCCAAGACGCTGCGGCAAAGTCGCATGCGGCTCGCCGAGGCTATGGAGGACATCCGCCTGGATGAGCCGACGCTGACCTTCGCCTGA
- a CDS encoding ferredoxin, which produces MRVIIEQAKCCGAGQCVLAAPDIFDQREDDGIVILLQENPSEESRADVLQAIKVCPALAIRLEG; this is translated from the coding sequence ATGCGGGTGATCATCGAACAGGCGAAATGCTGTGGCGCCGGCCAATGCGTGCTCGCGGCGCCGGATATCTTCGACCAACGCGAGGACGACGGCATCGTCATACTGCTACAGGAGAACCCATCGGAAGAGAGCCGCGCGGACGTGCTGCAGGCGATTAAGGTTTGCCCGGCGCTTGCGATCCGGCTTGAGGGCTGA
- a CDS encoding cytochrome P450 encodes MSEFAAASCPFSGMREYPIKRANPLDPAPELAELRADEPFAKVRLWTGQDAWLVTRYDDVRKLLTDPRVSADNTLPNFPGATPGMLAVRTKYPSFITMDVPEHTQFRRMLTGEFAVKKIEALKPRIQQVVDERIDAILAKGPPSDIVRDLTLALPITMICDLLGVPYEDQDFFHAKADLITDSRTPPDVSSKAIQELCDVYIAGLIEKKNQHPTDDLLSRLVVNQLRPGHLTPIQLIGIARLLLIAGHDTSAHTMSLGILALLENPEQKRALIDDPTLINSTVEEILRYVDVTHNGRRRIATADIEMGDHVIRKGEGIIAHNAAANRDSDVFPDADKFRIHRDARHHIAFGYGVHQCLGQPLARAELQIVIGTLFRRIPSLALAAPVSSLEFKETSFVYGVERIPVTWES; translated from the coding sequence ATGTCAGAATTCGCTGCTGCATCCTGCCCTTTCAGCGGCATGCGTGAATATCCGATCAAGCGCGCCAACCCGCTCGACCCTGCGCCGGAGTTGGCCGAATTGCGCGCTGATGAGCCCTTCGCCAAGGTGCGCTTATGGACCGGCCAGGATGCTTGGCTGGTGACGCGCTATGATGACGTTCGCAAGCTGCTGACCGATCCGCGGGTCAGCGCCGACAATACGTTGCCAAACTTTCCGGGCGCGACGCCGGGCATGCTGGCGGTGCGAACCAAATATCCGAGCTTCATCACGATGGACGTGCCGGAGCACACGCAGTTCCGGCGCATGCTCACAGGCGAATTCGCGGTCAAGAAGATCGAGGCGCTGAAGCCGCGCATCCAGCAGGTCGTGGACGAGCGCATTGATGCGATCCTCGCCAAAGGACCGCCGAGCGACATCGTGCGTGACCTGACACTTGCGCTGCCGATCACCATGATCTGCGACCTGCTCGGAGTCCCCTACGAAGATCAGGATTTCTTCCACGCAAAGGCAGATCTGATCACCGACAGCCGTACCCCGCCGGACGTTTCGTCAAAGGCGATCCAGGAATTATGTGACGTCTATATCGCGGGGCTGATCGAGAAGAAGAACCAGCATCCGACGGACGATCTCCTGAGCCGGCTGGTGGTGAACCAGCTCAGGCCAGGGCACCTCACGCCGATCCAGCTCATCGGCATCGCGCGCCTGCTGCTGATCGCCGGCCACGACACCTCCGCGCACACGATGTCGCTTGGTATCCTGGCGCTGCTCGAGAATCCGGAACAGAAACGGGCGCTGATCGACGATCCAACTTTGATCAATAGCACCGTCGAGGAAATCCTGCGTTATGTCGACGTCACCCATAACGGTCGCAGACGCATAGCGACGGCCGACATCGAGATGGGCGATCATGTCATCCGGAAGGGCGAAGGCATCATCGCCCACAATGCGGCGGCCAATCGTGACTCCGACGTCTTCCCCGACGCCGACAAGTTCCGCATCCATCGCGATGCGCGTCATCACATCGCTTTCGGCTATGGCGTCCACCAGTGCCTCGGGCAGCCATTGGCCCGCGCCGAACTGCAGATCGTTATCGGTACGTTGTTCCGCCGCATACCGAGTTTGGCGCTCGCCGCGCCGGTGTCGAGTCTCGAATTCAAGGAAACCAGCTTCGTCTATGGCGTCGAGCGGATTCCTGTCACATGGGAGAGCTGA
- a CDS encoding LLM class flavin-dependent oxidoreductase: MHNRKTMKLAMMWFAPGSHGAGWRMPGAARSTVTNFDTYVEVARKCEEAKLDALFFADGNAIQPTPLIEKRDKAAEKFYRAAIIEAMSVIPALAAVTSKLGLIATGTTTYNEPYTIARRFATIDLISKGRAGWNLVTSQHENEAQNFGFEKHMEHDERYVRAEEFFDVVTGLWNSWDTDALLQDKENARYFDVEKVHVLNHKGKYFNVKGPLNVPRSPQGRPIIVQAGSSGPGRNLAARIADLVFSANSTIEESKAFTDDLKARAVACGRSADAIKLMPGFMPIIGRTEAEAKEHYLQLQSLITDEQALIAISRFAGGVDLSQYPLDGPLPELPTVNGAQTRQQIMIETARRENLSIRQIGRRFAESLGHNLVWGTPAQVADIMEEWFSQGACDGFCILPPYFPRGVDDFTGLVVPELQRRGLFRTEYEGRTLRENLGLPDPVETKRVMVEA, translated from the coding sequence ATGCACAATCGCAAGACGATGAAGCTCGCCATGATGTGGTTCGCACCGGGTTCGCACGGCGCGGGCTGGCGCATGCCGGGCGCGGCGCGCTCAACGGTGACGAATTTCGATACCTATGTCGAGGTCGCCAGGAAGTGCGAGGAAGCCAAGCTCGACGCGCTTTTCTTCGCCGACGGGAACGCCATCCAGCCGACGCCGCTGATCGAGAAGCGCGATAAGGCAGCGGAAAAGTTCTACCGCGCGGCAATCATCGAGGCCATGTCCGTGATTCCGGCGCTGGCCGCCGTGACCTCGAAGCTGGGGCTCATCGCCACCGGCACCACGACCTACAACGAGCCCTACACGATCGCGCGTCGTTTCGCCACGATAGACCTGATCAGCAAGGGCCGTGCCGGCTGGAACCTCGTCACCTCACAGCACGAGAACGAGGCGCAGAATTTCGGTTTCGAGAAGCATATGGAGCACGACGAGCGCTATGTGCGGGCGGAAGAGTTCTTCGACGTGGTCACCGGGCTGTGGAACAGCTGGGACACCGACGCCCTGCTCCAGGACAAGGAGAACGCGCGCTACTTCGACGTAGAGAAGGTGCATGTCCTCAATCACAAGGGCAAGTACTTCAACGTCAAGGGACCGCTCAACGTGCCGCGATCACCCCAGGGGCGGCCGATCATCGTGCAGGCAGGGTCGTCCGGCCCTGGCCGCAATCTTGCCGCCCGGATTGCCGACCTTGTATTCTCGGCAAACTCCACCATCGAAGAGAGCAAGGCTTTCACTGACGATTTGAAGGCGCGCGCAGTCGCATGCGGCCGATCGGCGGACGCGATCAAACTGATGCCGGGCTTCATGCCGATCATCGGCCGCACCGAGGCGGAGGCCAAGGAACATTATCTGCAGCTCCAGTCTCTGATCACCGATGAACAGGCGTTGATCGCGATCAGCCGCTTCGCCGGCGGCGTCGACCTCTCGCAATATCCGCTGGACGGGCCGCTACCGGAGTTACCAACTGTCAACGGCGCCCAGACCCGCCAGCAGATCATGATCGAGACGGCGCGCCGCGAGAATCTCAGCATCCGCCAGATCGGTCGGCGCTTCGCCGAGTCGCTCGGCCACAACTTGGTTTGGGGCACGCCCGCCCAGGTGGCCGACATCATGGAAGAGTGGTTCAGTCAGGGCGCCTGTGACGGCTTCTGCATCCTACCGCCCTATTTTCCCCGCGGCGTGGACGATTTTACTGGCCTCGTCGTGCCGGAATTGCAGCGCCGTGGCTTGTTCCGCACCGAATATGAAGGCCGAACGTTGCGCGAGAATCTCGGCTTGCCTGACCCCGTGGAGACGAAACGGGTCATGGTTGAAGCATAG
- a CDS encoding aldehyde dehydrogenase family protein, producing MDARQFYIGGAWVDPITAPRSFGIVSPVSEQQTGELMLGSAADVDRAVAAARKALPDWAAWSREDRMAILDRIVQCYNRRIDEVAHVIAEEIGAPLWFARDVQAVGVATQFTVMRRILETYEFEHHIGTTLIRREPFGVCGLITAWNWPLNLIAGKLAPALATGCTVVLKPSEYAPLSALILTEVLEEAGLPEGVFNMVQGTGSEVGEAIAAHPGIDMVSITGSTRAGALVAKAAADTVKRVHQELGGKSAHIITQDADLKDAVPWGVARSFMNSGQSCEAPTRMLVHRDQLETVNTIAKNAAETYTLGQPFDDKTKLGPLVNAIQFERAQALIQSGIDQGATLVTGGTGRPAELNRGYFVKPTVFSDVKPDMRIAVEEIFAPVLSIIPYDSIDEAIEIANSSVYGLAAYVHGEHNQATDIACRLQAGRVYLNGAASQSDAPFGGYKQSGNGRQSGIFGFEDYLEIKAILGHRKS from the coding sequence ATGGACGCTAGGCAATTCTACATCGGGGGCGCGTGGGTCGATCCGATCACCGCACCCCGATCCTTCGGCATCGTCAGCCCGGTTTCCGAGCAGCAGACCGGCGAGCTGATGCTGGGATCAGCCGCCGATGTCGATCGCGCCGTTGCAGCGGCCCGCAAGGCTCTGCCTGACTGGGCCGCTTGGTCGCGCGAGGATCGCATGGCCATCCTCGATCGCATCGTCCAATGCTACAACCGCCGTATAGACGAGGTCGCGCACGTCATCGCCGAGGAGATCGGCGCGCCGCTTTGGTTCGCCCGCGATGTGCAGGCAGTCGGCGTCGCCACGCAGTTCACCGTGATGCGCCGCATCCTCGAGACCTACGAGTTCGAGCATCACATCGGCACGACGCTGATCCGTCGCGAGCCCTTCGGCGTCTGCGGCCTGATCACCGCCTGGAACTGGCCGCTGAATCTCATCGCCGGGAAGCTGGCGCCGGCACTCGCCACCGGCTGCACCGTCGTTCTGAAGCCCAGCGAATATGCGCCGCTGAGCGCGCTGATTCTCACCGAGGTTCTGGAGGAGGCCGGGCTGCCCGAGGGCGTCTTCAACATGGTGCAGGGCACCGGTTCCGAGGTCGGCGAGGCGATCGCGGCGCATCCGGGCATCGATATGGTGTCTATCACCGGCTCGACCCGCGCTGGCGCCCTGGTTGCCAAGGCCGCAGCGGACACGGTCAAGCGCGTGCACCAGGAACTCGGCGGCAAGTCGGCGCACATCATCACTCAGGATGCCGATCTCAAAGATGCCGTGCCCTGGGGCGTAGCGCGTTCGTTCATGAATTCCGGCCAGTCGTGCGAGGCGCCTACCCGCATGCTGGTGCATCGCGACCAGCTGGAGACGGTCAACACGATTGCCAAGAACGCCGCTGAGACCTACACGCTGGGCCAGCCCTTCGACGACAAGACCAAGCTTGGGCCGCTGGTCAACGCGATCCAGTTCGAGCGTGCGCAGGCCCTGATCCAGTCCGGCATCGACCAGGGTGCGACGCTGGTCACCGGTGGCACCGGCCGACCGGCCGAGCTCAACAGAGGCTATTTCGTCAAGCCGACAGTCTTCTCCGACGTGAAGCCCGACATGCGGATCGCGGTGGAGGAGATTTTCGCGCCGGTGCTGTCGATCATACCTTATGACAGCATCGACGAGGCGATCGAAATCGCCAACAGCTCAGTCTATGGGCTCGCCGCCTATGTTCACGGCGAGCACAACCAAGCGACCGATATTGCCTGCCGCTTGCAGGCGGGCAGGGTCTACCTCAATGGCGCGGCGTCGCAATCAGACGCGCCGTTCGGCGGATACAAGCAGTCAGGCAATGGCCGGCAGAGCGGGATCTTCGGTTTCGAGGACTACCTCGAGATCAAGGCCATCCTCGGCCACCGCAAATCCTGA
- a CDS encoding redoxin domain-containing protein gives MSMLGIGDSAPDFRAETSRGPIGLYDFAGDGWVVLFSHPHFFRPVCVSEMGQASRLSPDFLALGCNLLAVTVDPLERFADWEADIVKSEATEIRFPVVSDPERQVAALYGLIHPGMSPEAPTRATYIIDPQRRVRALLAFPSSMGRDFAYILTLVQSLQLTDRAKVASPAAWRPGDEVAIVPGLSEEDLSSRFPAGWREATPYLRYVPMPTK, from the coding sequence ATGAGCATGCTTGGCATTGGTGACAGCGCACCCGACTTTCGCGCGGAGACTTCTCGAGGGCCGATCGGCCTCTATGACTTCGCGGGGGATGGCTGGGTGGTGCTGTTCTCGCATCCGCACTTCTTCCGGCCTGTCTGCGTATCGGAAATGGGACAGGCCTCAAGACTGTCGCCAGACTTCCTGGCACTTGGCTGCAACCTCCTGGCGGTCACTGTCGATCCACTTGAGCGCTTCGCAGACTGGGAAGCCGATATCGTCAAGTCCGAGGCGACCGAGATACGGTTTCCGGTGGTCAGCGATCCAGAACGGCAGGTTGCAGCACTCTACGGCTTGATACACCCCGGCATGAGCCCGGAAGCCCCAACCCGCGCGACCTATATCATCGATCCGCAGCGCAGAGTGCGCGCGCTGCTCGCTTTCCCCTCCAGCATGGGGCGCGACTTCGCCTACATCCTGACACTGGTCCAGTCGCTGCAGCTGACCGACCGCGCCAAGGTAGCGTCACCGGCTGCCTGGCGCCCCGGCGATGAGGTCGCGATCGTGCCTGGCCTGTCGGAGGAGGACCTCTCCAGCCGCTTTCCGGCAGGCTGGCGCGAGGCAACACCCTATCTGCGCTACGTGCCAATGCCGACAAAATAA
- a CDS encoding NAD(P)-dependent alcohol dehydrogenase produces MRIEAAIAYPESERFVLAPAELEEPREAEVMVRLVATGICHTDLKMLHTQGAVPRPIVLGHEGAGIVSKVGSRVTKVRPGDHVVMSINSCGHCGNCRQSMPSYCEDLFARNFGGTRPDGTTALSRDGERLYGHFFGQSSFATYCIATERNVIPVPTDLPLETLAPLGCGIQTGAGAILNVLKPQSGSSIAIAGAGPVGLSAIMAAKLSGAVTIVAVDTRDSRLEMALALGATHAVNPVGQDLTAAIHSACGPTDWALDTTGNVDVVNGLVAALNPRGTCGVVSNGRSATPINFHPLIFGGRSITGIAQGGADPDTFIPHMIALHREGKFPFDRMITRYAFRDLNKACDDAVSGKVLKPVVIF; encoded by the coding sequence ATGAGGATCGAGGCGGCCATAGCCTATCCTGAGAGCGAGCGCTTCGTGCTCGCACCGGCCGAGCTGGAAGAGCCGCGCGAGGCCGAAGTCATGGTACGGCTGGTCGCCACCGGCATCTGCCACACCGACCTCAAGATGCTGCACACACAAGGGGCGGTGCCGCGCCCGATCGTGCTCGGCCACGAGGGAGCCGGCATTGTTTCGAAGGTGGGTTCAAGAGTCACCAAGGTGAGGCCCGGCGACCATGTCGTCATGAGCATCAATTCCTGTGGTCACTGCGGCAATTGCCGGCAGTCCATGCCTTCCTATTGCGAGGACCTTTTCGCGCGTAATTTCGGCGGCACGCGGCCGGACGGCACGACCGCGCTGTCACGCGACGGTGAGCGCCTGTACGGCCATTTCTTCGGCCAATCCTCATTTGCCACCTATTGCATCGCGACCGAACGCAACGTCATTCCTGTACCGACGGATCTTCCGTTGGAAACGCTGGCGCCACTGGGCTGCGGCATCCAGACGGGGGCTGGCGCCATCCTCAACGTATTGAAGCCGCAATCGGGTTCGTCCATCGCCATTGCCGGCGCGGGGCCGGTGGGCCTGAGCGCCATCATGGCGGCGAAGCTCTCCGGGGCGGTCACGATCGTCGCGGTCGACACGCGCGACAGCCGGCTGGAGATGGCGCTCGCACTCGGCGCAACGCACGCGGTCAATCCGGTCGGTCAGGACCTGACCGCCGCGATCCACAGCGCCTGTGGGCCAACCGATTGGGCGCTCGACACAACGGGCAACGTCGATGTCGTCAACGGCCTTGTCGCCGCGCTCAACCCGCGCGGCACCTGCGGCGTGGTCTCCAACGGCCGTTCGGCGACCCCGATCAACTTCCACCCCCTGATCTTCGGCGGCCGCTCGATAACCGGGATAGCGCAGGGCGGGGCCGACCCCGACACCTTTATCCCACACATGATCGCGCTGCACCGGGAGGGAAAGTTTCCCTTCGACCGGATGATCACCCGCTATGCCTTCCGCGACCTCAACAAGGCGTGCGACGACGCCGTGTCGGGGAAGGTGCTGAAGCCTGTGGTGATTTTTTAA